In Cydia splendana chromosome 3, ilCydSple1.2, whole genome shotgun sequence, one DNA window encodes the following:
- the LOC134806266 gene encoding mitochondrial inner membrane protease subunit 1, whose amino-acid sequence MPFLKVVGKTCGFIGYVFQYACITHCTFEYIGDFVMCSGPSMEPTLESNNILLTEHITPRFQRLRRGDIVIAKSPTNPKQNICKRVTGLPGDKMRGQFPRRSQVVPRGHVWLEGDNASNSSDSRLYGPVPQGLIRSRVLCRVWPLDKISSMTDD is encoded by the exons ATGCCGTTCTTAAAAGTTGTTGGCAAAACTTGTGGTTTTATAGGCTATGTTTTCCAATACGCTTGTATTACACACTGCACGTTTGAATATATAGGAGATTTTGTGATG TGTTCAGGCCCATCAATGGAGCCTACTTTAGAATCAAATAATATATTACTCACAGAACACATAACTCCGAGGTTTCAAAGGCTACGTCGAGGTGATATAGTCATTGCAAAAAGTCCTACCAATCCTAAACAGAACATCTGCAAAAGAGTAACAGGTCTTCCCGGAGATAAAATGAGGGGTCAATTTCCAAGGAGAAGCCAAGTGGTGCCAAGAGGGCATGTATGGTTAGAGGGAGATAATGCAAGCAACTCATCTGACTCTCGGCTCTATGGACCGGTGCCTCAGGGCTTGATCAGAAGTAGAGTACTATGCCGAGTTTGGCCTTTAGACAAAATCTCATCCATGACTGACGATTAA